A region of Subdoligranulum variabile DNA encodes the following proteins:
- a CDS encoding patatin-like phospholipase family protein, whose amino-acid sequence MPRSKPVRALVLAGGGAKGSYQVGVWRALQELDWHPAIITGASVGTLNGCMFTLGKAREVEELWRSLEIHDVLDVPATLNPEELNAFFQDVIRSGGLNVEPLAERIDVLIDEDAVRRAPIHFGLVMTEMSTMRSLQCPIEAIPQGRLKDYLLASSACFPALRPREIDGVKYIDGGWRDNMPLQLAASMGATELLGVDIDGIGIVRQNNTGLPTRIVRSHWNLGPTLDFDPARAARNMALGYFDTLRLFGRMGGTAYAIQPDPDAFLSRFAEGYQRLLAEVNARAPGMDRVEKSARQRTGYPAPFAPNPSAPTRGALAPLELACERLHVPEDLAYTPKLLAAAFLGSFDKDPADRFPALLSGKDGSLVAERALATAVPEEFVTALVSRVLTGMSPL is encoded by the coding sequence ATGCCGAGATCCAAGCCTGTGCGCGCGCTGGTCCTGGCCGGCGGCGGCGCCAAGGGCAGTTACCAGGTAGGCGTCTGGCGCGCCCTGCAGGAGCTGGACTGGCATCCCGCCATCATTACCGGCGCCAGTGTAGGAACGCTCAACGGCTGTATGTTCACCCTGGGCAAGGCCCGCGAGGTGGAAGAGCTGTGGCGATCCCTGGAGATTCACGATGTTCTGGACGTTCCCGCCACCCTCAACCCCGAAGAGCTGAACGCCTTTTTTCAGGATGTGATCCGCAGCGGCGGCCTGAACGTGGAACCCCTGGCCGAGCGCATCGACGTCCTCATCGACGAAGATGCCGTACGCCGGGCACCGATTCACTTTGGTCTGGTCATGACCGAGATGTCCACCATGCGCAGCCTGCAGTGTCCCATTGAAGCCATCCCCCAGGGACGGCTGAAGGATTACCTGCTGGCCTCCAGTGCCTGCTTTCCGGCGCTGCGCCCCCGTGAAATCGACGGTGTGAAATACATCGACGGCGGCTGGCGGGACAACATGCCCCTGCAGCTGGCCGCCTCCATGGGCGCCACCGAACTGTTGGGAGTGGACATCGACGGCATCGGCATCGTACGGCAGAACAACACCGGACTGCCCACCCGCATCGTGCGCAGTCACTGGAATCTGGGCCCCACCCTGGACTTTGATCCCGCACGGGCGGCGCGTAACATGGCACTGGGATACTTTGACACCCTGCGTCTGTTTGGCCGCATGGGCGGTACCGCGTATGCCATCCAACCGGATCCCGACGCGTTTCTTTCCCGTTTTGCAGAAGGCTATCAACGGCTGCTGGCCGAAGTCAACGCCCGCGCCCCCGGTATGGACCGGGTGGAAAAGAGCGCCCGGCAGCGCACCGGTTATCCGGCCCCCTTCGCCCCCAATCCCAGTGCCCCCACCCGTGGAGCACTGGCCCCGTTGGAACTGGCCTGTGAACGGCTGCATGTGCCGGAGGACCTGGCCTACACCCCTAAACTTCTGGCGGCCGCTTTTCTGGGCAGCTTTGACAAGGACCCGGCTGATCGCTTTCCCGCGCTGCTGAGCGGCAAGGACGGCAGTCTTGTGGCGGAACGCGCTCTAGCCACCGCTGTGCCGGAAGAATTTGTGACAGCCTTGGTCAGCCGGGTTCTGACCGGCATGTCCCCGCTGTAA
- a CDS encoding nucleotidyltransferase family protein — protein sequence MAKKPILVVMAAGMGSRYGGLKQIDPVGPSGEAIIDYSLYDARRAGFETVVFIIKHEIEDAFKEAVGARAQRAGLEVRYAYQQLDKLPEGFPVPEGRVKPWGTAHAILVAEEAIGDAPFAVINADDYYGPQGFRLIYDYLSTHADGDRYAWSMVGFLLGNTVSANGSVSRGVCVTDANSNLVSVTERTCIEPYDGGIHFTEDGGTTWTDLPADTVVSMNLWGFTPGYIAEAKAGFAAFLKENLPVNPLKCEYYLPSVVTASLQRKEADVHVLTSADKWYGITYREDKPDLVAALQKMSADGLYPTDKLF from the coding sequence ATGGCAAAAAAACCGATTCTGGTGGTCATGGCCGCCGGCATGGGCAGCCGGTACGGCGGTCTGAAGCAGATTGATCCGGTGGGCCCCTCCGGGGAAGCCATCATCGACTACAGCCTCTACGACGCCCGCCGCGCGGGTTTTGAGACGGTTGTGTTTATCATCAAGCACGAAATCGAAGACGCTTTCAAGGAGGCTGTGGGAGCGCGGGCCCAGCGCGCCGGGCTGGAAGTCCGCTATGCCTACCAGCAGCTGGACAAGCTGCCGGAAGGCTTCCCTGTGCCGGAGGGACGCGTCAAACCCTGGGGCACGGCTCACGCCATTCTGGTGGCAGAGGAAGCCATCGGCGACGCCCCGTTTGCGGTCATCAACGCCGACGATTACTATGGTCCCCAGGGCTTCCGGCTGATCTACGACTACCTCAGCACCCATGCGGACGGCGACCGGTATGCCTGGTCAATGGTCGGGTTCCTGCTGGGCAATACGGTTAGCGCCAACGGCAGTGTCAGCCGCGGCGTCTGCGTTACGGATGCAAACAGCAATCTGGTCAGTGTGACCGAGCGCACCTGTATCGAACCCTATGACGGCGGTATCCATTTTACCGAGGACGGCGGCACCACCTGGACCGACCTGCCCGCCGACACAGTGGTCTCCATGAACCTGTGGGGCTTTACGCCGGGGTACATTGCCGAGGCAAAGGCCGGTTTTGCCGCCTTCCTGAAAGAGAATCTGCCGGTGAATCCGCTGAAGTGCGAGTACTACCTGCCCTCCGTGGTGACGGCTTCCCTGCAGCGGAAAGAAGCGGATGTCCATGTGCTGACCAGTGCCGACAAGTGGTACGGCATCACCTACCGCGAGGATAAGCCCGACCTTGTGGCGGCGCTGCAGAAGATGAGCGCCGACGGCTTGTATCCCACGGACAAACTGTTCTGA
- a CDS encoding MerR family transcriptional regulator has product MQYTVGQMAKRLGVAPSTLRYYDKEGLLPYVERSDGGIRVFKEKDYEWLSIIECLKQSGLSIKEIRRYIDLCWEGDSTIPERLQLFVNRRRAVQQQMAQLQKTLDLLDYKLWFYQTSEAAGTTSIHDGQTAEDIPEEYREAFQHAHGRGDN; this is encoded by the coding sequence ATGCAATATACGGTAGGACAGATGGCGAAACGTCTGGGGGTGGCCCCTTCGACGCTGCGCTATTATGACAAGGAAGGGCTGCTGCCCTATGTGGAACGTTCGGACGGCGGCATCCGGGTCTTCAAGGAGAAGGACTACGAATGGCTGAGCATCATCGAATGCCTCAAGCAGTCGGGGCTTTCCATCAAGGAGATCCGGCGGTACATCGATCTGTGCTGGGAAGGGGATTCCACCATCCCGGAGCGGCTGCAGCTGTTTGTGAACCGGCGCCGGGCTGTGCAGCAGCAGATGGCCCAGCTGCAGAAGACGCTGGATCTGCTGGACTATAAGCTCTGGTTCTACCAGACCTCCGAGGCCGCCGGTACGACCTCCATCCATGATGGCCAGACGGCGGAAGATATCCCGGAGGAATACCGGGAAGCCTTCCAGCATGCCCATGGCCGCGGTGACAACTGA
- a CDS encoding RsmE family RNA methyltransferase — protein MPHRYFTRELADGQAALTGSDAHHLANVMRARAGEEVVLCGPDGLEYTGTVTAIQPGRVEFSVSEGAPSKAEPDMAVTLFVGYPKQGKLDEIIRHSVELGVHEIIPFFSRYCVAAPKKEDAKNERYNRIAAEAAKQAGRAQIPHVAMPLENFDAVCRALSAYDKSLFFYEGGGSPLRELLTPGCAQRLALVTGSEGGFSTEEAAAAAEAGAMTVGLGPRILRCETAPLAALTAAMLLTGNLE, from the coding sequence ATGCCGCACCGCTATTTTACCAGAGAACTGGCCGATGGGCAAGCCGCCCTCACCGGCAGCGACGCCCATCATCTGGCCAACGTCATGCGCGCCCGCGCGGGGGAGGAAGTGGTCCTCTGCGGACCGGACGGACTGGAATACACCGGCACCGTCACCGCCATCCAGCCTGGGCGGGTGGAATTTTCTGTCAGCGAGGGTGCCCCCAGCAAGGCAGAACCCGACATGGCAGTCACCCTGTTTGTGGGATACCCCAAGCAGGGCAAGCTGGACGAGATCATCCGTCACAGCGTCGAGTTGGGCGTGCATGAGATCATCCCCTTCTTCAGCCGTTACTGTGTGGCCGCCCCCAAGAAGGAAGATGCCAAGAACGAGCGGTACAACCGGATTGCCGCCGAAGCTGCCAAACAGGCCGGACGGGCACAGATTCCCCATGTAGCTATGCCGCTGGAGAACTTTGACGCCGTCTGCCGCGCCCTGTCCGCCTACGACAAATCGCTCTTTTTCTACGAGGGAGGAGGTTCCCCCTTGCGGGAACTGCTGACCCCCGGCTGTGCGCAGCGGCTGGCCCTGGTCACCGGCAGCGAAGGCGGCTTTTCCACCGAGGAGGCCGCGGCCGCCGCAGAAGCCGGTGCCATGACCGTGGGTCTGGGGCCGCGCATTCTGCGCTGCGAGACCGCGCCGCTGGCCGCACTGACCGCCGCCATGCTGTTGACCGGCAACCTGGAGTAA
- the prmA gene encoding 50S ribosomal protein L11 methyltransferase yields the protein MEWTDISITVAKRDADTAEAIATMVANGGIYIEDYSDLEQQSWEIAHVDLIEQELLDKPRDIVIVHMYLAPDENPAEILPLFEERLKNSGIEYQLNTTGVEQEDWQNAWKKYYHPMDIGNRLAIVPGWEKYDTDRIAITMDPGMAFGTGTHETTSLCLETLDAIVKGGERVLDIGTGSGILAIAALKLGAKVAEGVDIDPMCVRTAGENAERNGVADRFTVLVGDLSDKASGQYNIITANIVASAILSLAPHVPALMAPGARFIASGIIDERKQEVLDGLAAAGLTPVEVKEKRGWVCIICEKKEA from the coding sequence ATGGAATGGACCGATATCAGCATCACCGTCGCCAAACGCGACGCCGACACCGCCGAAGCCATCGCCACGATGGTTGCCAACGGCGGCATCTATATTGAGGATTACAGCGACCTGGAACAGCAATCCTGGGAGATCGCCCATGTGGACCTCATCGAGCAGGAACTGCTGGACAAGCCCCGGGACATCGTCATCGTGCACATGTATCTGGCACCCGACGAAAACCCGGCGGAGATCCTGCCCCTGTTCGAGGAGCGCCTGAAAAACAGCGGCATTGAATACCAGCTGAACACCACCGGTGTGGAGCAGGAAGACTGGCAGAACGCCTGGAAAAAATACTACCACCCCATGGATATCGGCAATCGCCTGGCCATTGTCCCCGGCTGGGAGAAGTATGACACCGACCGCATCGCCATCACCATGGATCCCGGCATGGCCTTCGGCACCGGGACCCACGAGACCACCAGTCTGTGCCTGGAAACGCTGGACGCCATCGTAAAAGGCGGCGAGCGGGTACTGGATATCGGCACCGGTTCCGGCATTCTGGCCATCGCAGCCTTGAAACTGGGGGCCAAAGTGGCCGAGGGTGTGGACATTGATCCCATGTGCGTGCGCACCGCCGGGGAAAACGCCGAGCGTAACGGTGTAGCGGACCGCTTCACCGTGCTGGTGGGGGACCTTTCGGACAAGGCGAGCGGTCAGTACAACATCATCACCGCCAACATCGTGGCGTCGGCCATTCTGTCGCTGGCACCTCACGTACCGGCTTTGATGGCACCGGGCGCCCGGTTCATCGCCAGCGGTATCATCGACGAGCGCAAGCAGGAAGTGCTGGACGGTCTGGCGGCCGCCGGGCTGACGCCGGTGGAAGTCAAGGAAAAGCGCGGCTGGGTCTGCATCATCTGCGAAAAGAAAGAGGCATAA
- a CDS encoding GNAT family N-acetyltransferase, producing the protein MQIRLLDCAAAQKIYETRMVQDFPAAELKPFTAVREMMQAGIYEPLALEDENGHLQAYAWQVLLPGRRSALLDYFAVRSDLRGGGIGTRALHTLAAYYKDRLDDLILECEHPDEAPDRAVAERRIAFYLRAGACATRIESRVFGVRYRILTLPCGGHAADEVVGQELKDLYRMMVPEPYYRGNVIFFGP; encoded by the coding sequence ATGCAAATCCGTTTGCTGGACTGCGCTGCGGCGCAAAAAATCTACGAGACCCGCATGGTGCAGGACTTTCCTGCTGCGGAACTCAAACCCTTTACCGCCGTGCGTGAGATGATGCAGGCGGGAATCTACGAACCCCTGGCTCTGGAAGATGAGAACGGTCATCTGCAGGCCTACGCCTGGCAGGTGCTGCTCCCGGGGCGGCGCAGCGCCCTGCTGGACTATTTCGCCGTTCGCAGCGACCTGCGGGGCGGGGGCATCGGGACCCGGGCCCTGCACACCCTGGCCGCTTATTACAAAGATCGCCTCGATGATCTGATCCTGGAGTGTGAGCACCCCGACGAAGCGCCCGACCGGGCAGTGGCAGAGCGCCGCATTGCGTTTTATCTGCGGGCGGGGGCCTGTGCCACCCGGATCGAAAGCCGGGTGTTCGGCGTGCGCTACCGCATCCTGACGCTGCCCTGCGGCGGTCACGCGGCTGACGAAGTGGTGGGGCAGGAACTCAAGGATCTTTACCGCATGATGGTCCCGGAACCCTATTATCGCGGCAACGTGATATTTTTCGGTCCCTGA
- a CDS encoding SpoVA/SpoVAEb family sporulation membrane protein, which yields MKLNPKEYADMVSRASPPSPAIRDCLWAFFVGGGICLLGEALRQFFLIWYDASLAGTLTSIALIFLSAVCTTLGWYQKLATKAGAGTLVPITGFANSVVSPAIEFKAEGWVTGVGAKIFGIAGPVIAYGTAASAVWGVLYWLLGKVG from the coding sequence ATGAAACTGAATCCAAAAGAGTATGCCGACATGGTATCCCGTGCGTCGCCGCCTTCGCCTGCGATCCGGGATTGCCTGTGGGCATTTTTTGTTGGCGGCGGGATCTGCCTGCTGGGGGAAGCGCTACGCCAGTTTTTCCTGATCTGGTACGACGCGTCTCTCGCCGGCACGCTGACAAGCATCGCCTTGATCTTTCTGTCAGCGGTCTGCACGACACTGGGCTGGTATCAGAAACTGGCGACCAAAGCAGGTGCAGGGACACTCGTGCCCATCACGGGTTTTGCCAATTCGGTGGTGAGCCCGGCCATTGAATTCAAGGCGGAAGGCTGGGTCACCGGTGTGGGCGCCAAAATTTTCGGGATTGCGGGGCCGGTCATCGCCTACGGCACCGCGGCATCGGCGGTGTGGGGCGTGCTCTACTGGCTGCTGGGAAAGGTCGGGTGA
- a CDS encoding stage V sporulation protein AD, with protein sequence MAIRRKDTVLFEKPPVIAAWAAAGGKKESEGPLAPGFDFLTQDASFPDQSCANWEQAESFLQQKAAELCLRKAGISRKEVDLALAGDLQAQCTASNYTMRALEIPFAGVYGACSTMAETLCLAASLAAGGIVHQVMALTSSHFCAAERQFRTPLDYGAKRTPTAQWTATAAGACLLRGPGQRGVPVLSVTFGRVQDYAVHDINNMGAAMMPAAASTLLRYFAATGAAPTDFDAVFTGDLGEVGSALLKEQMEREGIPLPNHKDCGCLLYDVPAQNVQAGGSGAGCSAAVLCSHILPGLQSGQYHRVLFVATGALMSQTTFLQGESIPGIAHCVELAGEETV encoded by the coding sequence ATGGCCATCCGCAGAAAAGATACCGTACTTTTTGAAAAGCCGCCGGTCATTGCAGCGTGGGCGGCAGCGGGCGGCAAAAAAGAAAGTGAGGGTCCGCTGGCGCCGGGGTTTGATTTTCTGACCCAGGATGCCTCTTTCCCTGACCAATCGTGTGCCAACTGGGAGCAGGCGGAGAGCTTTTTGCAGCAGAAGGCCGCCGAACTCTGTCTGCGCAAGGCAGGTATCAGCCGCAAGGAGGTGGACCTGGCTCTGGCAGGGGATTTGCAGGCCCAGTGTACGGCCAGCAACTACACGATGCGGGCGTTGGAGATTCCCTTTGCCGGTGTTTATGGCGCCTGCTCCACCATGGCCGAAACGCTATGCCTGGCGGCTTCCCTGGCTGCCGGAGGTATTGTGCATCAGGTGATGGCGCTGACCAGCAGCCATTTCTGTGCAGCGGAGCGTCAGTTCCGTACACCGCTGGATTACGGCGCCAAACGCACGCCTACCGCCCAGTGGACAGCCACTGCCGCGGGAGCCTGTCTGCTCCGGGGGCCCGGACAGCGCGGCGTGCCGGTTCTGTCGGTGACGTTCGGCCGTGTGCAGGACTATGCGGTGCACGACATCAATAATATGGGGGCCGCCATGATGCCGGCGGCAGCCTCCACGCTGCTTCGCTATTTTGCGGCCACCGGTGCCGCACCGACGGATTTTGATGCGGTGTTTACCGGGGATCTGGGCGAAGTGGGCAGTGCGCTTCTGAAGGAGCAGATGGAACGGGAGGGCATCCCGCTGCCCAATCACAAGGACTGCGGCTGCCTTTTATATGATGTGCCCGCCCAGAATGTACAGGCGGGCGGCAGCGGAGCCGGCTGCAGCGCGGCGGTACTCTGCAGCCATATTTTGCCGGGACTGCAGAGCGGGCAATACCACCGGGTGCTGTTTGTGGCAACCGGGGCTCTGATGAGTCAGACCACCTTTCTGCAGGGGGAGAGCATTCCCGGCATTGCCCATTGTGTGGAACTGGCAGGGGAGGAAACGGTATGA